In Methanobrevibacter sp. TMH8, a single genomic region encodes these proteins:
- the larB gene encoding nickel pincer cofactor biosynthesis protein LarB, with protein sequence MKEILEKLLKGSIDIETCENLLKANTILELDEIAKFDNHREVRTGFPEAILAQGKEYSDLLAIVKGYFNNIDNKGPNNINNNINNNENNSSILITRLTKERYNKLKKDLDDFIKKGFSLDYNDKAKILIISSNSNIDDTNNVSNISKEKIGIITAGTSDISVGEEAKVIVEQGGCEAITSYDIGVAGIHRLFPQIAKMVEVGVCAIIVCAGMEGALPSVVAGLVDVPVIGVPTSVGYGVGGEGKAALYAMLQSCAPGIAVVNIDNGFGAGVFALTIAKSLNK encoded by the coding sequence ATGAAAGAAATTCTTGAAAAGCTTTTAAAAGGAAGCATTGACATTGAAACTTGTGAAAACCTCTTAAAAGCAAATACCATTTTGGAATTAGATGAAATAGCTAAGTTCGACAATCATAGAGAAGTTCGCACCGGATTTCCAGAAGCTATTCTTGCTCAAGGAAAAGAATACAGCGATTTATTAGCTATTGTAAAGGGATATTTTAATAATATCGATAATAAAGGCCCTAATAATATTAATAATAATATTAATAATAATGAAAATAATTCTTCTATTCTTATAACTAGATTAACAAAAGAAAGATATAATAAATTAAAAAAAGACCTTGATGATTTTATAAAAAAAGGCTTTTCTTTGGATTATAATGATAAAGCAAAAATATTAATTATTTCTAGCAATTCTAATATTGATGATACTAACAATGTATCCAATATTTCTAAGGAAAAGATAGGAATTATAACTGCTGGAACTTCCGATATATCTGTTGGAGAAGAAGCTAAAGTTATAGTTGAGCAAGGTGGTTGCGAAGCTATTACTTCTTATGATATTGGAGTTGCAGGGATTCATCGTTTATTCCCACAAATAGCTAAGATGGTTGAAGTTGGTGTGTGTGCAATTATAGTCTGTGCTGGTATGGAAGGGGCTCTTCCTTCTGTTGTAGCTGGACTTGTTGATGTTCCTGTAATTGGAGTTCCAACATCAGTTGGTTATGGTGTTGGTGGCGAAGGTAAAGCTGCTTTATATGCAATGTTGCAGTCATGTGCTCCTGGAATAGCTGTTGTTAATATTGATAATGGATTTGGAGCAGGCGTATTTGCTTTAACAATAGCTAAAAGTTTGAATAAATGA